One segment of Trachemys scripta elegans isolate TJP31775 chromosome 1, CAS_Tse_1.0, whole genome shotgun sequence DNA contains the following:
- the FAM118A gene encoding protein FAM118A, with the protein MDSEERTTNRSEQKSRKILRSLIRKQPWDLLLVIGTGVSAAVAPEIPALCSWRSCIEAVIEAAEQLEVLHPGDIAEFRKKVIKDRDLLVVAHDLIRKMSPRTGDTKPNFFQDCLMEVFDNLEQHIQNPVVLQSILRLMERGTMVLTTNYDNLLEIFGQQQGKPMESLDLKDKDKVLQWARGHIKYGVLHIHGLYTDPCGMVLDPSGYKDVTQDPEVMEVLQNLYLTKSFLFVGCGETLRDQIFQALFLYTVKNKVDLEHYMLVLKENEDHFFKLQADMLLHGIKVVSYGDCFEYFPEYVQDLTAQICKQRSPDADRVDSTTLLGTSCVDCAKRKLGENDLDLSKRVKQSDNVDTSAGDLGIVKKFETQVQGNCAGPPEGEAENWALSTPEFQ; encoded by the exons gaAGATTTTAAGAAGTCTAATAAGGAAGCAGCCTTGGGACCTTCTTTTGGTAATTGGAACCGGAGTgagtgctgctgtagcaccagaAATACCAGCACTGTGCTCATGGAGGAGCTGTATTGAAGCTGTCATTGAAGCAGCTGAACAGCTGGAGGTGCTTCATCCAGGAGACATTGCTGAATTCCGCAAAAAAGTGATCAAAGACAGAGACTTGCTTGTAGTTGCACATGATCTCATAAGAAAGATGTCCCCA cgcACAGGTGATACCAAGCCCAACTTTTTCCAGGATTGCTTAATGGAGGTGTTTGATAACTTGGAACAACACATTCAGAATCCTGTTGTTCTACAGTCAATCCTCAGGCTAATGGAGAGAGGCACTATGGTCCTTACAACAAACTATGACAATTTACTTGAGATTTTTGGTCAGCAACAGGGTAAACCCATGGAGTCTTTAGACCTCAAAGATAAGGATAAG GTTCTTCAGTGGGCAAGAGGCCATATAAAGTATGGAGTTCTTCATATTCATGGTTTGTatacagatccctgtggaatgGTGTTGGATCCTTCAGGATATAAAGATGTTACTCAAGACCCTGAAGTAATG GAGGTTCTACAGAATTTGTATCTGACCAAATCCTTCTTGTTTGTGGGCTGTGGAGAGACTCTGCGTGATCAAATATTCCAGGCTCTCTTTCTGTATACTGTAAAGAATAAAGTAGATTTAGAACATTATATGTTGGTGCTTAAAGAAAATGAAGACCACTTTTTTAAACTCCAGGCAGATATGCTTCTGCATGGAATAAAAGTAGTATCCTATGGTGATTGCTTTGAATATTTCCCGGAGTATGTCCAAGATCTAACTGCTCAAATCTGCAAGCAGAGGAGTccag ATGCTGATCGAGTGGATAGTACAACACTGTTGG ggaCTTCATGTGTGGACTGTGCAAAGAGGAAGTTAGGAGAAAATGACTTGGATCTTTCTAAGAGAGTCAAACAATCTGATAATG TTGATACCTCTGCTGGTGACCTGGGCATTGTAAAGAAGTTTGAAACACAAGTGCAGGGCAACTGCGCAGGACCACCGGAGGGGGAAGCAGAGAACTGGGCTCTCAGTACTCCAGAGTTTCAGTGA